From the Equus przewalskii isolate Varuska chromosome 19, EquPr2, whole genome shotgun sequence genome, one window contains:
- the TFAP2A gene encoding transcription factor AP-2-alpha isoform X3 yields MLVHSFSAMDRHDGTSNGTARLPQLGTVGQSPYTSAPPLSHTPNADFQPPYFPPPYQPIYPQSQDPYSHVNDPYSLNPLHAQPQPQHPGWPGQRQSQESGLLHTHRGLPHQLSGLDPRRDYRRHEDLLHGPHGLGSGLGDLPIHSLPHAIEDVPHVEDPGINIPDQTVIKKGPVSLSKSNSNTVSAIPINKDNLFGGVVNPNEVFCSVPGRLSLLSSTSKYKVTVAEVQRRLSPPECLNASLLGGVLRRAKSKNGGRSLREKLDKIGLNLPAGRRKAANVTLLTSLVEGEAVHLARDFGYVCETEFPAKAVAEFLNRQHSDPNEQVTRKNMLLATKQICKEFTDLLAQDRSPLGNSRPNPILEPGIQSCLTHFNLISHGFGSPAVCAAVTALQNYLTEALKAMDKMYLSNNPNSHTDNSAKSSDKEEKHRK; encoded by the exons ATGTTAGTTCACAGTTTTTCAGCTATG GACCGTCACGACGGCACCAGCAACGGGACGGCACGGTTGCCCCAGCTGGGCACTGTAGGTCAATCTCCCTACACGAGCGCCCCGCCGCTGTCCCACACCCCCAATGCCGACTTCCAGCCCCCCTACTTCCCCCCGCCCTACCAGCCTATCTACCCCCAGTCGCAAGATCCTTACTCCCACGTCAACGACCCCTACAGCCTGAACCCCCTACACGCCCAGCCGCAGCCGCAGCACCCGGGCTGGCCCggccagaggcagagccaggagtctGGGCTTCTGCACACGCACCGGGGGCTGCCCCACCAGCTGTCGGGCCTGGATCCTCGCAGGGACTACCGGCGGCACGAGGACCTCCTGCACGGCCCCCACGGGCTTGGCTCAGGACTCGGAGACCTCCCGATCCACTCCTTACCTCACGCCATCGAGGACGTCCCG CATGTAGAAGACCCGGGTATTAACATCCCAGATCAAACTGTAATTAAGAAAG GCCCCGTGTCCCTGTCCAAGTCCAACAGCAACACCGTCTCCGCCATCCCCATCAACAAGGACAACCTCTTCGGCGGCGTCGTGAACCCCAACGAAGTCTTCTGTTCAGTTCCGGGTCGCCTCTCGCTCCTCAGCTCCACCTCGAAGTACAAGGTCACGGTGGCGGAAGTACAGCGGCGCCTCTCACCGCCCGAGTGTCTCAACGCTTCACTGCTGGGCGGAGTGCTGCGGAG GGCGAAGtctaaaaatggaggaagatctttaagagaaaaattggacaaaatagGATTAAATCTGCCAGCAGGGAGACGTAAAGCTGCCAACGTCACTCTGCTCACATCACTAGTGGAGG GAGAAGCCGTCCACCTAGCCAGGGACTTTGGGTATGTGTGCGAAACCGAATTTCCTGCCAAAGCAGTAGCTGAATTTCTCAACCGACAACATTCCGATCCCAATGAGCAAGTGACAAGAAAAAACATGCTCCTGGCTACAAA ACAGATATGCAAAGAGTTCACCGACCTGCTGGCTCAGGACCGATCTCCCCTGGGGAACTCGCGGCCCAACCCCATCCTGGAGCCCGGCATCCAGAGCTGCTTGACCCACTTCAACCTCATCTCCCacggcttcggcagcccagcgGTGTGCGCCGCGGTCACGGCCCTGCAGAACTATCTCACCGAGGCCCTCAAGGCCATGGACAAAATGTACCTCAGCAACAACCCCAACAGCCACACGGACAACAGCGCCAAAAGCAGTGACAAAGAGGAGAAACACAGAAAGTGA
- the TFAP2A gene encoding transcription factor AP-2-alpha isoform X4, with amino-acid sequence MPGGDQSPGAPSRDVLTCQNGGLAGPSRRHQQRDGTVAPAGHCSLNPLHAQPQPQHPGWPGQRQSQESGLLHTHRGLPHQLSGLDPRRDYRRHEDLLHGPHGLGSGLGDLPIHSLPHAIEDVPHVEDPGINIPDQTVIKKGPVSLSKSNSNTVSAIPINKDNLFGGVVNPNEVFCSVPGRLSLLSSTSKYKVTVAEVQRRLSPPECLNASLLGGVLRRAKSKNGGRSLREKLDKIGLNLPAGRRKAANVTLLTSLVEGEAVHLARDFGYVCETEFPAKAVAEFLNRQHSDPNEQVTRKNMLLATKQICKEFTDLLAQDRSPLGNSRPNPILEPGIQSCLTHFNLISHGFGSPAVCAAVTALQNYLTEALKAMDKMYLSNNPNSHTDNSAKSSDKEEKHRK; translated from the exons ATGCCCGGCGGGGACCAGTCGCCAGGAGCGCCGAGCCGCGATGTCCTTACTTGCCAAAATGGGGGACTGGCAG GACCGTCACGACGGCACCAGCAACGGGACGGCACGGTTGCCCCAGCTGGGCACTGTAG CCTGAACCCCCTACACGCCCAGCCGCAGCCGCAGCACCCGGGCTGGCCCggccagaggcagagccaggagtctGGGCTTCTGCACACGCACCGGGGGCTGCCCCACCAGCTGTCGGGCCTGGATCCTCGCAGGGACTACCGGCGGCACGAGGACCTCCTGCACGGCCCCCACGGGCTTGGCTCAGGACTCGGAGACCTCCCGATCCACTCCTTACCTCACGCCATCGAGGACGTCCCG CATGTAGAAGACCCGGGTATTAACATCCCAGATCAAACTGTAATTAAGAAAG GCCCCGTGTCCCTGTCCAAGTCCAACAGCAACACCGTCTCCGCCATCCCCATCAACAAGGACAACCTCTTCGGCGGCGTCGTGAACCCCAACGAAGTCTTCTGTTCAGTTCCGGGTCGCCTCTCGCTCCTCAGCTCCACCTCGAAGTACAAGGTCACGGTGGCGGAAGTACAGCGGCGCCTCTCACCGCCCGAGTGTCTCAACGCTTCACTGCTGGGCGGAGTGCTGCGGAG GGCGAAGtctaaaaatggaggaagatctttaagagaaaaattggacaaaatagGATTAAATCTGCCAGCAGGGAGACGTAAAGCTGCCAACGTCACTCTGCTCACATCACTAGTGGAGG GAGAAGCCGTCCACCTAGCCAGGGACTTTGGGTATGTGTGCGAAACCGAATTTCCTGCCAAAGCAGTAGCTGAATTTCTCAACCGACAACATTCCGATCCCAATGAGCAAGTGACAAGAAAAAACATGCTCCTGGCTACAAA ACAGATATGCAAAGAGTTCACCGACCTGCTGGCTCAGGACCGATCTCCCCTGGGGAACTCGCGGCCCAACCCCATCCTGGAGCCCGGCATCCAGAGCTGCTTGACCCACTTCAACCTCATCTCCCacggcttcggcagcccagcgGTGTGCGCCGCGGTCACGGCCCTGCAGAACTATCTCACCGAGGCCCTCAAGGCCATGGACAAAATGTACCTCAGCAACAACCCCAACAGCCACACGGACAACAGCGCCAAAAGCAGTGACAAAGAGGAGAAACACAGAAAGTGA
- the TFAP2A gene encoding transcription factor AP-2-alpha isoform X1 → MKMLWKLTDNIKYEDCEDRHDGTSNGTARLPQLGTVGQSPYTSAPPLSHTPNADFQPPYFPPPYQPIYPQSQDPYSHVNDPYSLNPLHAQPQPQHPGWPGQRQSQESGLLHTHRGLPHQLSGLDPRRDYRRHEDLLHGPHGLGSGLGDLPIHSLPHAIEDVPHVEDPGINIPDQTVIKKGPVSLSKSNSNTVSAIPINKDNLFGGVVNPNEVFCSVPGRLSLLSSTSKYKVTVAEVQRRLSPPECLNASLLGGVLRRAKSKNGGRSLREKLDKIGLNLPAGRRKAANVTLLTSLVEGEAVHLARDFGYVCETEFPAKAVAEFLNRQHSDPNEQVTRKNMLLATKQICKEFTDLLAQDRSPLGNSRPNPILEPGIQSCLTHFNLISHGFGSPAVCAAVTALQNYLTEALKAMDKMYLSNNPNSHTDNSAKSSDKEEKHRK, encoded by the exons atgaaaatgctttggaaactGACGGATAATATCAAGTACGAGGACTGCGAG GACCGTCACGACGGCACCAGCAACGGGACGGCACGGTTGCCCCAGCTGGGCACTGTAGGTCAATCTCCCTACACGAGCGCCCCGCCGCTGTCCCACACCCCCAATGCCGACTTCCAGCCCCCCTACTTCCCCCCGCCCTACCAGCCTATCTACCCCCAGTCGCAAGATCCTTACTCCCACGTCAACGACCCCTACAGCCTGAACCCCCTACACGCCCAGCCGCAGCCGCAGCACCCGGGCTGGCCCggccagaggcagagccaggagtctGGGCTTCTGCACACGCACCGGGGGCTGCCCCACCAGCTGTCGGGCCTGGATCCTCGCAGGGACTACCGGCGGCACGAGGACCTCCTGCACGGCCCCCACGGGCTTGGCTCAGGACTCGGAGACCTCCCGATCCACTCCTTACCTCACGCCATCGAGGACGTCCCG CATGTAGAAGACCCGGGTATTAACATCCCAGATCAAACTGTAATTAAGAAAG GCCCCGTGTCCCTGTCCAAGTCCAACAGCAACACCGTCTCCGCCATCCCCATCAACAAGGACAACCTCTTCGGCGGCGTCGTGAACCCCAACGAAGTCTTCTGTTCAGTTCCGGGTCGCCTCTCGCTCCTCAGCTCCACCTCGAAGTACAAGGTCACGGTGGCGGAAGTACAGCGGCGCCTCTCACCGCCCGAGTGTCTCAACGCTTCACTGCTGGGCGGAGTGCTGCGGAG GGCGAAGtctaaaaatggaggaagatctttaagagaaaaattggacaaaatagGATTAAATCTGCCAGCAGGGAGACGTAAAGCTGCCAACGTCACTCTGCTCACATCACTAGTGGAGG GAGAAGCCGTCCACCTAGCCAGGGACTTTGGGTATGTGTGCGAAACCGAATTTCCTGCCAAAGCAGTAGCTGAATTTCTCAACCGACAACATTCCGATCCCAATGAGCAAGTGACAAGAAAAAACATGCTCCTGGCTACAAA ACAGATATGCAAAGAGTTCACCGACCTGCTGGCTCAGGACCGATCTCCCCTGGGGAACTCGCGGCCCAACCCCATCCTGGAGCCCGGCATCCAGAGCTGCTTGACCCACTTCAACCTCATCTCCCacggcttcggcagcccagcgGTGTGCGCCGCGGTCACGGCCCTGCAGAACTATCTCACCGAGGCCCTCAAGGCCATGGACAAAATGTACCTCAGCAACAACCCCAACAGCCACACGGACAACAGCGCCAAAAGCAGTGACAAAGAGGAGAAACACAGAAAGTGA
- the TFAP2A gene encoding transcription factor AP-2-alpha isoform X2 produces the protein MSLLAKMGDWQDRHDGTSNGTARLPQLGTVGQSPYTSAPPLSHTPNADFQPPYFPPPYQPIYPQSQDPYSHVNDPYSLNPLHAQPQPQHPGWPGQRQSQESGLLHTHRGLPHQLSGLDPRRDYRRHEDLLHGPHGLGSGLGDLPIHSLPHAIEDVPHVEDPGINIPDQTVIKKGPVSLSKSNSNTVSAIPINKDNLFGGVVNPNEVFCSVPGRLSLLSSTSKYKVTVAEVQRRLSPPECLNASLLGGVLRRAKSKNGGRSLREKLDKIGLNLPAGRRKAANVTLLTSLVEGEAVHLARDFGYVCETEFPAKAVAEFLNRQHSDPNEQVTRKNMLLATKQICKEFTDLLAQDRSPLGNSRPNPILEPGIQSCLTHFNLISHGFGSPAVCAAVTALQNYLTEALKAMDKMYLSNNPNSHTDNSAKSSDKEEKHRK, from the exons ATGTCCTTACTTGCCAAAATGGGGGACTGGCAG GACCGTCACGACGGCACCAGCAACGGGACGGCACGGTTGCCCCAGCTGGGCACTGTAGGTCAATCTCCCTACACGAGCGCCCCGCCGCTGTCCCACACCCCCAATGCCGACTTCCAGCCCCCCTACTTCCCCCCGCCCTACCAGCCTATCTACCCCCAGTCGCAAGATCCTTACTCCCACGTCAACGACCCCTACAGCCTGAACCCCCTACACGCCCAGCCGCAGCCGCAGCACCCGGGCTGGCCCggccagaggcagagccaggagtctGGGCTTCTGCACACGCACCGGGGGCTGCCCCACCAGCTGTCGGGCCTGGATCCTCGCAGGGACTACCGGCGGCACGAGGACCTCCTGCACGGCCCCCACGGGCTTGGCTCAGGACTCGGAGACCTCCCGATCCACTCCTTACCTCACGCCATCGAGGACGTCCCG CATGTAGAAGACCCGGGTATTAACATCCCAGATCAAACTGTAATTAAGAAAG GCCCCGTGTCCCTGTCCAAGTCCAACAGCAACACCGTCTCCGCCATCCCCATCAACAAGGACAACCTCTTCGGCGGCGTCGTGAACCCCAACGAAGTCTTCTGTTCAGTTCCGGGTCGCCTCTCGCTCCTCAGCTCCACCTCGAAGTACAAGGTCACGGTGGCGGAAGTACAGCGGCGCCTCTCACCGCCCGAGTGTCTCAACGCTTCACTGCTGGGCGGAGTGCTGCGGAG GGCGAAGtctaaaaatggaggaagatctttaagagaaaaattggacaaaatagGATTAAATCTGCCAGCAGGGAGACGTAAAGCTGCCAACGTCACTCTGCTCACATCACTAGTGGAGG GAGAAGCCGTCCACCTAGCCAGGGACTTTGGGTATGTGTGCGAAACCGAATTTCCTGCCAAAGCAGTAGCTGAATTTCTCAACCGACAACATTCCGATCCCAATGAGCAAGTGACAAGAAAAAACATGCTCCTGGCTACAAA ACAGATATGCAAAGAGTTCACCGACCTGCTGGCTCAGGACCGATCTCCCCTGGGGAACTCGCGGCCCAACCCCATCCTGGAGCCCGGCATCCAGAGCTGCTTGACCCACTTCAACCTCATCTCCCacggcttcggcagcccagcgGTGTGCGCCGCGGTCACGGCCCTGCAGAACTATCTCACCGAGGCCCTCAAGGCCATGGACAAAATGTACCTCAGCAACAACCCCAACAGCCACACGGACAACAGCGCCAAAAGCAGTGACAAAGAGGAGAAACACAGAAAGTGA